In Ignavibacteria bacterium, the sequence AGCAGTGGATGCAGTTATGGACAGTGTTTCGGTTATGACGACGTACAGGGAAAAGCTGAGTGATTTAGGTATAATATTTTCATCTATTAGCGAGGCGATAAAAGAACATCCTGAGCTTGTGAGAAAGTATCTTGGTTCGGTAGTACCTTATACAGATAACTATTTTGGTGCTTTGAATTCGGCAGTATTCAGCGACGGTTCATTTGTTTACATACCAAAAGGCGTGAGATGCCCGATGGAACTTTCAACATACTTCAGGATAAATGCGGCTAATACGGGACAGTTTGAAAGGACTCTCATAATTGCAGACGAGGGTGCATACGTTTCATACCTCGAAGGATGCACGGCACCGATGAGAGATGAGAATCAGCTGCATGCGGCAATAGTCGAGCTGATAGCAATGGACGGTGCGGAGATAAAATATTCAACTGTGCAGAACTGGTATCCGGGCGACAAAGACGGAAAGGGCGGAATATATAATTTTGTAACGAAGAGAGGAATTTGCGGAGAGGGTGCAAAGATATCGTGGACGCAGGTTGAGACGGGAAGTTCGATAACCTGGAAATATCCCAGCGTAATTTTAAAGGGCGACAATTCGATAGGAGAGTTTTACAGCGTTGCGCTGACGAATAACATGCAGCAGGCAGATACGGGCACAAAGATGATACACATTGGGAAAAACACAAAGAGCAGGATAGTATCAAAGGGGATATCAGCGGGAAAGAGCCAGAACAGTTACAGGGGACTTGTTAAGGTTGCAAAAGGCGCAGAGGGGGCAAGAAACTTTTCGCAGTGCGACTCGCTGCTAATGGGCGATAAATGCGGGGCTCACACGTTCCCCTATTTTAATATAAAGAATAAGAAAGCAACTGTTGAGCATGAAGCAACAACATCAAAGATTGGAGAAGACATATTGTTCTACTGCCAGCAAAGAGGTATATCGGAGGAGGATGCGGTGGCGCTGATTGTGAATGGGTATGCAAAGGAAGTACTTAATCAACTGCCGATGGAGTTTGCGGTTGAGGCGCAAAAACTTCTGGCGATATCGCTGGAAGGAAGTGTGGGGTGATTTAGTTGATAGTTGATAGTTTATAGTTGTTAGCTGTCAGAAAACAAAGAAGGCTAATAGCTGAGAGAATCAAAGAAATTTTTAATATTAATTAAAGAAGAATTAAATAATAAAATGCTAAGAATTAAAGGATTAAGGGCAAAGGTAGAAGGAAAAGAAATTTTAAAGGGATTAGACCTTGAAGTAAAGAAAGGCGAGGTTCATGCAATCATGGGACCTAACGGCTCGGGAAAATCAACATTGGCATCAGTACTTGCAGGACGAGAAGGATATGAAGTGACGGATGGGGAGGTTATTTATGACGGGAAGAACCTATTAGAGATAGAGGCAGAGGAAAGAGCAAGAGAAGGAATATTTCTTGCGTTCCAGTACCCGATAGAAATACCGGGAGTTTCAACGACAAACTTTATGAAAACCTCTATTAATGAAATAAGAAAGCACAACGGACTTGAGCCTATGAAAGCACAGGAATTCATGAAAAGACTCAGGGACAAAGCAGCACTAGTAGAGCTTGATGTTGAAATGACGAAGAGATATGTAAACGTTGGATTTTCCGGCGGAGAGAAGAAACGAAACGAAATATTTCAGATGGCAATGCTTGAGCCAAGGCTCGGAATACTTGATGAAACTGATTCAGGTTTAGATATTGATGCGCTAAAAATAGTGGCAAACGGAGTAAACAAACTGAGAAACAAAGATAATGCATTTGTTGTGATAACACACTATCAGAGACTGCTTGAATACATAGTGCCTGATTTTGTTCATGTGTTATACAACGGAAGGATAGTAAAATCGGGAGACAAGAACCTGGCATTGCATCTTGAAGAAGAGGGTTACGACTGGATTAAGGAAGAAAGTGCAGGGGTATAAGAATGGGTTTAAAAGAAGTATTAAATACTAACATAAAACACGAATCAAAATCGCTGGAAAGCAAACGACAGGATGCGCTTGCAACGCTTGAAAGAACAGGGTTTCCGACAAAGAGCCACGAAGAGTGGAGGTTTACGAATGTAAGCACAATTGTAAATACTAGTTTTTCGTTGGTAGAGGAGCCAAAGTTAAATAAACGTGCGATAGAAAAACTTGATGAGTACAAGTTCGATGCAAACATTGTTGTAATTTATAATGGAACGTATGCGAAGGAGCTTTCAAAGATACAAGATAAGAATGAAAAGATTTTCATAGGAAGTTTTGCCGATGCTATGGCAGCGGGGCATGAAAAGATATTTGAAGAACATTTCGGAAAATACGCAAACGATAAGACAGACGGCTTTACAGCGTTGAACACCTCGATGATAAACGGCGGACTTTTTGTGTATGTACCAACGAATGCGGAAATAGAAAAGCCTGTGGTGATAATAAATTTTATAGAAGAATCGGATAAAGATGTATTTGCAAACCACAGAAACCTCATAGTTGTTGAAAGCGGAGGAAAAGCTGATGTAATCGAGGTGTATTATGCAAACGGCAAACGTTCTTCATTTTCAAATACTGTAACAGAAATATATCTTGAAGAAAATTCAGAACTTCATCACAACAAGGTACAGAATGAGGGGGTTGAAGCATATCATATAGGAACGACACAAGTTGAACAGAGAAATTACAGCAGGTTTTATTCAACGGTTATATCATGGGGCGGAAGTCTTTTAAGAAATAATTTGAACTCTGTATTGAACGGAGAAGGTATAGACTGTTATTTCAGAGGATTTTATCTCGCGAGAGGAAAACAGCTGATTGACAACCACACACTTGCAGACCATGCAAAGCCAAACAGCCACAGTAACGAGCTCTACAAGGGATTGCTTGAAGACGAAAG encodes:
- the sufB gene encoding Fe-S cluster assembly protein SufB translates to MSDDIILEKIGSDYEFGFTTDIDMETLPKGLNEDVVKFISKKKGEPEFMLDWRLKAYKHWLKMEEPKWANVHYPKINYQDVIYYAAPKKENKMNSLDDLDPKIKETYEKLGIPLVEQQFLAGVAVDAVMDSVSVMTTYREKLSDLGIIFSSISEAIKEHPELVRKYLGSVVPYTDNYFGALNSAVFSDGSFVYIPKGVRCPMELSTYFRINAANTGQFERTLIIADEGAYVSYLEGCTAPMRDENQLHAAIVELIAMDGAEIKYSTVQNWYPGDKDGKGGIYNFVTKRGICGEGAKISWTQVETGSSITWKYPSVILKGDNSIGEFYSVALTNNMQQADTGTKMIHIGKNTKSRIVSKGISAGKSQNSYRGLVKVAKGAEGARNFSQCDSLLMGDKCGAHTFPYFNIKNKKATVEHEATTSKIGEDILFYCQQRGISEEDAVALIVNGYAKEVLNQLPMEFAVEAQKLLAISLEGSVG
- the sufC gene encoding Fe-S cluster assembly ATPase SufC, with the protein product MLRIKGLRAKVEGKEILKGLDLEVKKGEVHAIMGPNGSGKSTLASVLAGREGYEVTDGEVIYDGKNLLEIEAEERAREGIFLAFQYPIEIPGVSTTNFMKTSINEIRKHNGLEPMKAQEFMKRLRDKAALVELDVEMTKRYVNVGFSGGEKKRNEIFQMAMLEPRLGILDETDSGLDIDALKIVANGVNKLRNKDNAFVVITHYQRLLEYIVPDFVHVLYNGRIVKSGDKNLALHLEEEGYDWIKEESAGV
- the sufD gene encoding Fe-S cluster assembly protein SufD, with amino-acid sequence MGLKEVLNTNIKHESKSLESKRQDALATLERTGFPTKSHEEWRFTNVSTIVNTSFSLVEEPKLNKRAIEKLDEYKFDANIVVIYNGTYAKELSKIQDKNEKIFIGSFADAMAAGHEKIFEEHFGKYANDKTDGFTALNTSMINGGLFVYVPTNAEIEKPVVIINFIEESDKDVFANHRNLIVVESGGKADVIEVYYANGKRSSFSNTVTEIYLEENSELHHNKVQNEGVEAYHIGTTQVEQRNYSRFYSTVISWGGSLLRNNLNSVLNGEGIDCYFRGFYLARGKQLIDNHTLADHAKPNSHSNELYKGLLEDESTGVFNGKIMVRQDAQKTNAYQTNTNILLSNEATINSKPQLEIFADDVKCSHGATTGQINPDEVFYLRSRGISEAEAKKLLLSAFAHEIIDEVANEEFKKLLIKKLDKKLG